One segment of Gasterosteus aculeatus chromosome 3, fGasAcu3.hap1.1, whole genome shotgun sequence DNA contains the following:
- the LOC120816637 gene encoding C-X-C chemokine receptor type 4, translating into MSYYEHIFVNDFNDTGSGSGSGDLPDLEEPCDVEHVMTADLQQVFLPVVYALIFTLGITGNGLVVFVLGCQRRSKCSLTDQYRLHLSAADLLFVLALPFWAVDSALGDWRFGEVTCVGVHVIYTVNLYGSVLILAFISLDRYLAVVRATDTNTGGLRQLLAHRLVYVGAWLPAGLLAVPDLIFARTQEGGEGATLCQRFYPAESAPLWVAVFNLQLVVVGLVIPGLVLLVCYCVIVTRLTRGPLGGQRQKRRAVRTTIALVLCFFVCWLPYGVGISVDTLLRLEVLPRGCRLEAVLGVWLAVAEPMAFAHCCLNPLLYAFLGAGFKSSARRALTLSRASSLKILPRRRPGASTTTESESSSLHSS; encoded by the exons ATGTCTTACTACGAG CACATCTTCGTGAACGACTTCAACGACACGGGCTCAGGTTCTGGTTCCGGTGACCTGCCTGATCTGGAGGAGCCATGTGACGTGGAGCACGTGATGACCGCTGACCTCCAGCAGGTCTTCCTGCCTGTGGTCTACGCCCTCATCTTCACCCTGGGCATCACTGGAAACGGCCTGGTCGTCTTCGTGCTGGGCTGCCAACGCAG GTCAAAGTGCAGCCTCACGGACCAATATCGCCTGCACCTCTCGGCCGCTGACCTGCTCTTCGTCCTGGCGCTGCCCTTCTGGGCCGTGGACTCGGCCCTGGGCGACTGGCGCTTCGGCGAGGTCACCTGCGTCGGCGTGCACGTCATCTACACGGTCAACTTGTACGGCAGCGTACTCATCCTGGCCTTCATCAGCCTGGACCGCTACCTGGCGGTGGTCCGCGCCACGGACACCAACACGGGCGGGCTGAGGCAGCTGCTTGCTCACAGACTGGTTTATGTGG GTGCCTGGTTGCCCGCTGGCCTCCTGGCGGTACCCGACTTGATATTCGCCCGGACCCAGGAAGGAGGCGAAGGGGCCACTCTGTGCCAGCGGTTCTACCCGGCCGAGAGCGCACCCCTCTGGGTCGCGGTCTTCAACCTCcagctggtggtggtgggtctGGTGATCCCCGGCCTGGTCCTGCTGGTGTGCTACTGCGTCATTGTCACCAGGCTGACCCGAGGCCCGCTTGGGGGCCAGAGGCAGAAGCGGCGAGCGGTCCGGACCACCATTGCGCTGGTTCTCTGCTTCTTCGTGTGCTGGCTGCCCTACGGAGTGGGCATCTCCGTGGACACTCTGCTGCGCCTGGAGGTCCTGCCCCGCGGCTGCAGGCTGGAGGCCGTCCTGGGCGTGTGGCTGGCGGTGGCGGAGCCCATGGCGTTTGCACACTGCTGCCTGAACCCGCTGCTGTACGCCTTCCTGGGGGCCGGGTTCAAGAGCTCGGCCCGCAGAGCCCTCACGCTGAGCCGAGCCTCCAGCTTGAAGATTTTACCCCGAAGACGTCCAGGAGCCTCCACGACCACGGAGTCGGAGTCCTCCAGTCTGCACTCCAGCTAG
- the LOC120816311 gene encoding uncharacterized protein LOC120816311 — translation MEAQRRCRPLGGSGHRSSLTAHAQPHYSTNMAASYATAVRTALKGVHLVPGWWLLAHRCRTPAVCRYSRLHVSPAAALCSSKTEPQRSSQSPGARRTEEEEEEEEGPEYIPQRKARNPMMVIGYAWMIGLPTGIIGFILAKRQVDKNRLKQLKVRQRMNRSNEGDYAGSRYHNDAEDVKVDQ, via the exons ATGGAGGCGCAACGCCGATGTCGTCCGCTAGGCGGCAGCGGCCATAGGTCgagcctcactgcgcatgcgcagccgCATTACTCAACAAACATGGCGGCATCCTACGCGACAGCAGTCAGGACGGCACTGAAAG GTGTTCACCTGGTTCCCGGCTGGTGGCTCCTCGCGCACAGGTGCCGGACCCCGGCAGTGTGTCGCTACTCGCGGCTACACGTCTCCCCCGCTGCCGCCCTGTGCAGCTCCAAGACAGAGCCGCAGAGGAGCAGCCAGTCCCCCGGGGCCAGGAgaaccgaggaggaggaggaggaggaggagggtcctgAGTACATCCCTCAGAGGAAGGCGAGGAACCCCATGATGGTGATCGGCTACGCCTG GATGATAGGTCTGCCCACGGGTATCATAGGCTTCATCCTGGCCAAGAGACAAGTGGACAAGAACCgactgaagcagctgaaggtccgTCAGAGGATGAATCGCTCCAATGAGGGAGACTATGCAGGAAGTCGCTACCACAATGATGCAGAGGACGTCAAAGTGGACCAATGA
- the mcm6 gene encoding DNA replication licensing factor MCM6 codes for MDVATATAENAGEMVKDELAEKCQKLFQAFLEEFHAADGEVKYVREAEELIRPERNTLVVSFTDLEGFNQELATTVQEEYYRVYPFLCRAVRNFARDHGNVPLNKEFYVALEELPTRHKIRELSSMRIGTLVRISGQVVRTHPVHPELVSGTFLCMDCQAMIKDVPQQFKYSPPTICRNPVCNNRFRFHLDTHKSKFIDFQKVRIQETQAELPRGSIPRSLEVVLRAEAVEMAQAGDRCDFTGTLIVVPDVSQLTTPGVRAETSTRVAGGPPGFEADGLKGLKALGVRELSYRLAFLACNVAPTNPRFGGKELRDEEQTAESIKSQMTEKEWEKVFEMSQDKNLYHNLCTSLFPTIHGNDEVKRGILLMLFGGVPKTTMEGTSLRGDVNVCIVGDPSTAKSQFLKHVEEFSPRAVYTSGKASTAAGLTAAVVRDEESGEFVIEAGALMLADNGVCCIDEFDKMDLKDQVAIHEAMEQQTISITKAGVKATLNARTSILAAANPVGGRYDRGKSLKQNVNLTAPIMSRFDLFFILVDDCNEVTDYAIARRIVDLHCRGEESVDRLYSLDEIRRYLLFARQFKPKISSESEEFIVEQYKRLRQRDGSGGVTKSAWRITVRQLESMIRLSEGMARMHCCDEVQPKHVKEAFRLLNKSIIRVETPDINLEQDDEVEVEEEEEEHQEDGNAVPNGVNGHVDGADGINGHANGASGPAESGGQPKPALRLSFPEYRRISNLLVLHLRHAEEAEEEEELKKSAVVNWYLKEIESEINSEEELVSKKGLIEKVLHRLVHYDHILIELSPAGLKGSEPATTEEEVVLVVNPNYMLED; via the exons ATGGACGTCGCCACAGCCACCGCGGAGAATGCCGGGGAGATGGTGAAAGACGAGTTGGCTGAGAAATGCCAGAAGTTATTCCAAGCTTTCTTGGAGGA gTTCCACGCCGCGGATGGGGAGGTGAAGTATgtccgggaggcggaggagctgaTCAGGCCCGAGAGGAACACCCTGGTGGTGAGCTTCACGGACCTGGAGGGCTTCAACCAGGAGCTGGCTACCACCGTGCAGGAGGAGTACTACAG AGTCTACCCGTTCCTCTGTCGGGCGGTGCGCAACTTTGCTCGCGATCACGGGAACGTTCCTCTCAACAAAGAGTTCTACGTGGCCCTGGAGGAGCTTCCCACCAGACACAA GATCCGTGAGCTGTCATCCATGCGCATCGGCACCCTGGTGAGGATCAGTGGTCAGGTGGTGAGGACGCACCCAGTACATCCAGAGCTG GTGAGCGGCACCTTCCTCTGCATGGACTGCCAGGCGATGATCAAAGATGTCCCTCAGCAGTTCAAGTACTCGCCGCCAACCATCTGCAGGAACCCCGTCTGCAACAACCGCTTCCGCTTCCACCtcgacacacacaaatccaagTTCATCGACTTCCAGAag gTGCgtatccaggagactcaggcaGAACTGCCCCGGGGTTCCATCCCGCGCTCCCTGGAGGTGGTCCTGAGGGCCGAGGCCGTAGAGATGGCTCAGGCCGGAGACCGCTGTGACTTCACCGGGACCCTCATCGTGGTGCCGGACGTCTCTCAGCTCACCACCCCCG GTGTGCGAGCAGAGACCAGCACCCGCGTCGCCGGAGGCCCCCCGGGTTTTGAGGCTGATGGTTTGAAAGGGCTGAAAGCTCTGGGGGTCAGAGAGCTTTCCTACAGACTGGCCTTCCTGGCCTGCAACGTGGCCCCGACCAACCCACGT TTTGGCGGAAAGGAGCTGCGGGACGAGGAGCAGACGGCGGAGAGCATCAAGAGCCAGATGACGGAGAAGGAGTGGGAGAAAGTGTTTGAGATGAGCCAAGACAAGAACTTGTACCACAACCTGTGCACCAGCCTCTTCCCCACCATCCACG GCAACGACGAGGTGAAGCGCGGGATCCTGCTGATGCTGTTCGGAGGCGTTCCCAAGACGACCATGGAGGGAACCTCGCTGAGGGGAGACGTCAACGTCTGCATCGTCGGAGACCCCAGTACCGCCAAGAGCCAGTTCCTCAA gcACGTGGAGGAGTTCAGTCCCAGAGCGGTGTACACCAGCGGCAAGGCCAGCACCGCCGCAGGTCTGACGGCGGCCGTGGTCCGAGACGAGGAGTCCGGGGAGTTTGTCATCGAGGCCGGCGCTCTGATGCTGGCTGACAAC GGTGTGTGCTGCATCGACGAGTTTGACAAGATGGACCTCAAGGATCAGGTGGCCATCCATGAAGCCATGGAACAGCAGACCATCAGCATCACCAAGGCCGgagtgaag gCCACCCTGAATGCTCGCACCTCCATCCTGGCTGCAGCCAACCCTGTCGGAGGGCGCTACGACCGCGGGAAAAGTCTGAAGCAGAACGTCAACCTGACCGCCCCCATCATGAGCCGCTTCgacctcttcttcatcctggTGGACGACTGCAATGAG GTGACGGACTACGCCATCGCCAGACGCATCGTGGACCTGCACTGTCGCGGGGAGGAGTCTGTGGACCGGCTGTACTCGCTGGACGAGATCCGCAGATACCTGCTCTTCGCCAGGCAGTTCAAGCCTAag ATCTCCAGCGAATCCGAAGAGTTCATCGTGGAGCAGTACAAGCGGCTCCGCCAGCGCGACGGCTCGGGCGGTGTGACCAAGTCCGCCTGGAGAATAACGGTGCGACAGCTGGAGAGCATGATCCGCCTGTCGGAGGGCATGGCGCGCATGCACTGCTGTGACGAG GTGCAGCCCAAACATGTGAAGGAAGCCTTCCGTCTTCTCAACAAATCCATCATCAGAGTGGAGACGCCCGACATCAATCTGGAGCAGGACgacgaggtggaggtggaggaggaggaggaggagcaccagGAGGATG GAAACGCTGTCCCCAACGGAGTGAACGGCCATGTGGACGGTGCTGACGGCATTAACGGACACGCCAACGGGGCGAGCGGACCCGCGGAGTCGGGGGGGCAGCCCAAACCGGCTCTTCGCCTCTCCTTCCCCGAGTACAGACGCATCTCCAACCTGCTGGTGCTGCATTTGCGCCACGCCGAGGAAG ccgaggaagaggaggagctgaagaaaagCGCGGTGGTCAACTGGTATCTGAAGGAGATTGAGTCGGAGATCAACTCTGAGGAGGAGCTCGTCAGTAAGAAGGGTCTGATAGAGAAGGTCCTCCACAGGCTGGTGCACTAT GATCACATCCTCATCGAGCTGTCTCCGGCAGGGCTGAAGGGCTCCGAACCCgcaaccacagaagaagaagtagtTCTTGTCGTCAACCCCAACTACATGCTGGAAGATTAA
- the LOC120815844 gene encoding protein lifeguard 3 gives MSRSDYPPVYDDSRGALYAPQGGNYPPPPAYGFPSYGGPQPPAPYPTGPSAPLFPGQPGGFPGAPYQGQPHHGGPPGPGYPSPPPMPPVMPATISSDMLSSGEEFAASGSGWDALSIRHAFIRKVYLILASQLLFTTAIVAVFTFVQPVKVFVRRNPAIYWASYGVYFVTHLVLVCCKGPRRKFPWNVLLLSIFTLALSYMTGSISSYYDTKAVFLALGITAVVCIAVTVFCFQTKVDFTKCQGLFCVLGIVVFVTGIISAIVLSFKYMLWLHMLYAAIGAIAFTLFLAYHTQLLLGNRKHSISPEEYVFAALSLYVDIVQIFLFLLQIIGATTK, from the exons ATGTCCAGGTCCGACTACCCGCCGGTGTACGATGACTCCCGGGGAGCGCTGTATGCTCCTCAGGGGGGGAATTACCCTCCGCCCCCTGCGTACGGATTCCCTTCGTACGGGGGTCCCCAGCCTCCAGCCCCCTACCCTACCGGTCCAAGTGCCCCTCTGTTCCCTGGCCAGCCGGGGGGCTTTCCTGGCGCCCCGTACCAAGGACAGCCCCACCACGGCGGGCCTCCGGGGCCTGGCTACCCCAGTCCCCCGCCCATGCCCCCCGTCATGCCGGCCACCATTTCCTCAGACATGCTGAGCTCCG GTGAGGAGTTTGCGGCGAGCGGCAGCGGTTGGGACGCACTGAGCATTCGGCATGCCTTCATAAGAAAG GTGTACTTGATTTTGGCGTCCCAGCTCCTCTTCACCACGGCCATTGTGGCCGTGTTCACGTTTGT CCAACCTGTCAAAGTGTTTGTGCGACGTAACCCAGCCATATACTGGGCATCATA TGGCGTGTACTTCGTCACCCACCTTGTGCTGGTCTGCTGCAAAGGCCCCCG GAGAAAGTTTCCATGGAACGTCCTTCTGCTGTCCATCTTT ACCTTGGCTTTGTCCTACATGACTGGATCCATTTCCAG TTACTATGACACTAAAGCCGTGTTCCTCGCTCTGGGCATCACAGCAGTCGTCTGCATCGCCGTCACGGTCTTCTGTTTCCAGACCAAG GTGGACTTCACCAAGTGCCAGGGCCTTTTCTGTGTCCTTGGGATCGTGGTGTTCGTGACTGGGATCATTTCAGCGATTGTGCTGTCATTCAAATAT ATGCTGTGGCTTCACATGCTGTATGCAGCTATAGGGGCCATCGCTTTCACGTTG TTCCTGGCGTACCACACTCAGCTGCTGTTGGGGAACAGGAAGCACTCCATCAGCCCGGAGGAGTACGTGTTTGCAGCGCTCTCCCTCTACGTCGACATCGTTcagatcttcctcttcctgctgcagatCATTGGTGCTACGACCAAATGA